The proteins below are encoded in one region of Citrobacter enshiensis:
- the creB gene encoding two-component system response regulator CreB, whose product MQQERVWLVEDEQGIADTLIYMLQQEGFTVEAFERGFPVLEQARSRLPDVVILDVGLPDISGFELCRKLLERHPALPILFLTARSDEVDRLLGLEIGADDYVAKPFSPREVCARVRTLLRRVKKFSTPSPVLRIGQFELNEPAAQIAWCDIPLNLTRYEFLLLKTLLVSPGRVYSRQQLMDLVWADAQDTFDRTVDTHIKTLRAKLRAINPEVSPINTHRGMGYSLRSA is encoded by the coding sequence ATGCAACAGGAACGGGTATGGTTGGTTGAAGATGAGCAAGGTATTGCCGATACGCTTATCTACATGCTGCAACAGGAAGGATTTACCGTCGAGGCGTTTGAACGCGGGTTCCCCGTACTGGAACAAGCACGTTCCAGACTGCCCGATGTCGTCATTCTGGATGTAGGGTTACCCGATATCAGTGGATTCGAGTTGTGTAGAAAATTGCTGGAACGCCACCCGGCATTACCGATCCTCTTTTTGACCGCACGTAGCGACGAAGTGGATCGGCTGCTCGGTCTGGAGATTGGTGCGGATGACTATGTCGCGAAACCGTTTTCTCCACGGGAAGTGTGCGCCAGAGTGCGCACACTGCTCCGGCGTGTGAAGAAGTTTTCAACCCCTTCACCTGTTCTGCGTATTGGGCAATTTGAGCTGAATGAGCCTGCGGCGCAAATTGCCTGGTGCGACATACCGCTCAACCTTACGCGCTATGAATTTCTGTTACTGAAAACGTTGCTGGTGTCGCCTGGGCGCGTTTACTCTCGTCAGCAGCTGATGGATCTGGTCTGGGCCGATGCGCAGGATACCTTTGACAGGACGGTCGATACGCATATCAAAACGTTGCGGGCGAAGCTAAGGGCGATCAATCCGGAAGTCTCTCCCATTAACACTCATCGCGGTATGGGATACAGCCTGAGGAGCGCCTGA
- the thrC gene encoding threonine synthase, protein MKLYNLKDHNEQVSFAQAVTQGLGKNQGLFFPHELPEFSLTEIDEMLNQDFIVRSAKILSAFIGDEIPQEILEERVRSAFAFPAPVAKVESDVGCLELFHGPTLAFKDFGGRFMAQMLTHISGDKPVTILTATSGDTGAAVAHAFYGLKNVRVVILYPHGKISPLQEKLFCTLGGNIETVAIDGDFDACQALVKQAFDDEALKQALGLNSANSINISRLLAQICYYFEAVAQLPQEARNQLVVSVPSGNFGDLTAGLLAKSLGLPVKRFIAATNVNDTVPRFLHDGQWAPKATQATLSNAMDVSQPNNWPRVEELFRRKIWRLNELGYAAVDDATTQETMRELKAVGYTSEPHAAVAYRALRDQLHPGEYGLFLGTAHPAKFKESVEAILGETLDLPKELADRADLPLLSHHLPADFAALRQLMMTRS, encoded by the coding sequence ATGAAACTCTATAATTTAAAAGATCACAATGAACAGGTCAGCTTTGCGCAGGCCGTCACGCAGGGACTGGGCAAAAATCAGGGGTTATTCTTTCCGCATGAACTCCCGGAATTTAGCCTGACTGAGATTGATGAGATGCTGAACCAGGACTTCATTGTCCGCAGCGCTAAGATCCTCTCAGCATTCATTGGGGATGAGATCCCGCAGGAGATCCTTGAAGAGCGTGTACGCTCGGCGTTTGCGTTCCCGGCGCCAGTGGCAAAGGTAGAAAGCGATGTTGGCTGTCTCGAGTTGTTTCACGGACCCACGCTGGCGTTTAAAGATTTCGGCGGGCGTTTTATGGCGCAGATGCTGACACATATCAGCGGCGATAAACCGGTCACTATCCTGACAGCGACCTCCGGCGATACCGGTGCGGCAGTGGCTCACGCTTTTTATGGCCTGAAAAATGTGCGTGTCGTTATTCTCTACCCGCACGGTAAGATCAGCCCGTTGCAGGAAAAACTGTTTTGTACGCTTGGCGGCAACATTGAGACCGTGGCGATCGACGGTGATTTTGATGCCTGCCAGGCCCTGGTGAAGCAGGCGTTTGATGATGAAGCGCTGAAGCAGGCACTGGGACTGAACTCGGCTAACTCTATTAACATCAGCCGTCTGTTAGCGCAGATTTGTTACTACTTCGAAGCGGTTGCACAGTTGCCGCAAGAGGCACGTAATCAGCTGGTGGTTTCTGTTCCTAGCGGCAACTTCGGCGATCTGACCGCGGGCCTGCTGGCGAAATCGCTCGGCCTGCCGGTGAAGCGTTTTATCGCGGCCACCAACGTCAATGATACCGTACCGCGCTTCCTGCATGACGGGCAGTGGGCGCCTAAGGCGACGCAGGCGACCCTGTCGAATGCCATGGATGTCAGTCAGCCGAATAACTGGCCGCGTGTGGAGGAGTTGTTCCGCCGTAAGATCTGGCGTCTGAATGAACTGGGTTACGCGGCGGTGGACGACGCGACGACGCAAGAGACGATGCGTGAGTTAAAAGCGGTGGGTTACACTTCAGAACCGCATGCGGCGGTAGCCTACCGTGCGTTGCGCGATCAATTGCACCCTGGCGAGTATGGCCTGTTCCTGGGAACCGCGCATCCGGCAAAATTTAAAGAGAGCGTGGAAGCCATTCTCGGCGAAACGCTGGATCTGCCAAAAGAGCTGGCGGACCGTGCTGATTTGCCGCTGCTTTCTCATCATCTGCCCGCCGATTTCGCGGCGCTACGTCAGTTGATGATGACGCGCAGCTAG
- the arcA gene encoding two-component system response regulator ArcA: MQTPHILIVEDELVTRNTLKSIFEAEGYDVFEATDGAEMHQILSEYDINLVIMDINLPGKNGLLLARELREQANVALMFLTGRDNEVDKILGLEIGADDYITKPFNPRELTIRARNLLSRTMNLGTVSEERRSVESYKFNGWELDINSRSLIGPDGEQYKLPRSEFRAMLHFCENPGKIQSRAELLKKMTGRELKPHDRTVDVTIRRIRKHFESTPDTPEIIATIHGEGYRFCGDLQD, translated from the coding sequence ATGCAGACCCCGCACATTCTTATCGTTGAAGACGAGTTGGTAACACGCAACACGTTGAAAAGTATTTTCGAAGCGGAAGGCTATGATGTATTCGAAGCGACAGATGGCGCGGAAATGCATCAGATCCTCTCTGAATATGACATCAACCTGGTGATTATGGATATCAATTTGCCAGGGAAAAACGGTCTTCTGTTAGCGCGTGAACTGCGTGAACAGGCTAACGTTGCGTTGATGTTCCTGACGGGCCGCGATAACGAAGTCGATAAAATCCTCGGCCTCGAAATCGGTGCGGATGACTACATCACCAAACCGTTTAACCCACGCGAACTGACTATCCGTGCGCGCAACCTGCTGTCTCGTACCATGAACCTGGGTACCGTCAGCGAAGAACGCCGTAGCGTTGAAAGCTACAAGTTCAATGGTTGGGAACTCGATATCAACAGCCGCTCTTTGATTGGTCCAGATGGCGAGCAGTATAAACTGCCACGCAGCGAATTCCGTGCCATGCTTCACTTCTGTGAGAACCCGGGTAAGATCCAGTCTCGTGCAGAACTGCTGAAGAAAATGACCGGTCGCGAGCTGAAGCCGCATGACCGTACTGTTGACGTGACCATCCGTCGTATTCGTAAACATTTCGAATCGACACCGGATACTCCGGAAATTATCGCCACCATCCACGGCGAAGGCTACCGTTTCTGCGGTGACCTGCAGGATTAA
- the creD gene encoding cell envelope integrity protein CreD: MFKSPLFWKMVTLSGAILLLLIPLMMVRQIIVERADYRSAVEDAIRQSTSGPQKVVGPLVAVPVTELYTVLENEKEVQHKRSYIHFWLPESLMVEGNQNVESRNIGIYDGQVWHSDLSVKAEFDATRLSELERPNITLGKPFIVVGVGDARGIGVVNAPQVNGTALTVEPGTGLAGGVQGLHIPLPDAQWVKTNLSLAFSLNLSGTGSFSVVPVGRNSEMTLVSNWPHPRFLGDFLPTSRELSESGFHAKWQSSWFANNLGEQFPEAGETEKMGWYSLPSFRVAVTTPADQYQLTDRATKYAILLIALTFMAFFVFETLTAQRLHPIQYLLVGMSLVMFYLVLLALSEHIGFTAAWGAASLVGALMNGVYLQAVLKGWRNSVVFTLALLALDGVMWVLLNSADSALLLGTGVLLLALSGVMFLTRHFDWYSLSRPKAKESKPASDDELRIWK; this comes from the coding sequence ATGTTTAAATCCCCCCTGTTCTGGAAAATGGTCACGTTAAGTGGCGCGATATTACTGCTGTTGATTCCGTTGATGATGGTCAGACAGATCATTGTGGAGCGGGCTGACTACCGCAGCGCCGTCGAGGATGCGATTCGTCAAAGTACCAGTGGGCCGCAAAAAGTGGTCGGCCCGCTGGTAGCGGTTCCCGTGACAGAGCTGTATACCGTTCTGGAAAATGAGAAAGAAGTTCAGCATAAGCGCAGCTACATTCATTTCTGGCTGCCGGAATCCTTGATGGTGGAGGGAAATCAGAACGTTGAGTCCCGTAACATCGGTATTTATGATGGTCAGGTCTGGCACAGCGATTTATCGGTGAAAGCGGAGTTTGATGCCACTCGCCTGAGCGAATTAGAAAGGCCGAATATTACGCTCGGAAAACCCTTTATCGTGGTGGGCGTGGGCGATGCCCGGGGGATCGGTGTGGTGAATGCGCCGCAGGTGAATGGTACTGCGCTGACCGTTGAACCCGGTACCGGACTTGCCGGTGGGGTACAAGGTCTCCATATTCCACTGCCGGATGCGCAATGGGTAAAGACCAATCTGAGTCTGGCGTTTTCGCTGAATCTGAGTGGAACCGGGAGTTTCTCCGTGGTGCCGGTGGGGCGAAATAGCGAAATGACGCTGGTCAGCAACTGGCCCCATCCCAGATTCCTGGGCGATTTCTTACCGACCAGCCGTGAGCTGAGCGAGTCGGGTTTTCACGCAAAATGGCAGAGTAGCTGGTTTGCCAATAATCTTGGAGAGCAGTTTCCCGAGGCTGGAGAGACCGAAAAAATGGGCTGGTACAGCCTACCGTCGTTCAGAGTCGCCGTCACCACGCCCGCCGATCAGTATCAATTAACCGACAGGGCAACAAAATATGCCATCTTGCTGATTGCGCTGACGTTTATGGCCTTTTTCGTCTTTGAAACCCTGACGGCGCAACGACTGCATCCCATACAATACCTGCTGGTCGGGATGTCACTGGTCATGTTTTACCTGGTATTACTGGCCCTGTCTGAACACATCGGTTTTACGGCGGCATGGGGCGCTGCAAGTCTGGTGGGCGCGTTGATGAACGGTGTTTATTTACAGGCTGTGTTGAAAGGTTGGCGTAACAGCGTGGTGTTTACACTGGCGTTACTGGCGCTGGATGGGGTGATGTGGGTACTGTTGAACTCCGCAGACAGCGCGTTGTTGCTGGGAACCGGCGTACTCCTGTTGGCGTTGAGCGGAGTGATGTTCCTGACGCGTCATTTTGATTGGTATTCGCTTTCGCGTCCGAAGGCGAAAGAATCCAAACCCGCTAGCGATGATGAACTGCGTATCTGGAAGTAG
- the thrL gene encoding thr operon leader peptide — protein MKRISTTMTTTITITTGNGAG, from the coding sequence ATGAAACGCATCAGCACCACCATGACCACAACCATCACCATTACCACAGGTAACGGTGCGGGCTGA
- a CDS encoding tRNA/rRNA methyltransferase has protein sequence MRLTIILVAPARAENIGAAARAMKTMGFTDLRIVDSQAHLEPATRWVAHGSGDIIDNISVFPTLAEALHDVEFTVATTARSRAKFHYYATPAELVPLLQEKSGWMSHAALVFGREDSGLTNEELALADVLTGVPMVADYPSLNLGQAVMVYCYQLAGLMQQSIKETETSDEFQLQALRARIVRLLGSLDVADDIKLADWLQQRIGLLGQRDTAMLHRLLHDIEKNIAK, from the coding sequence ATGCGTTTAACAATCATCCTGGTCGCCCCGGCCAGAGCGGAAAACATTGGCGCAGCGGCACGCGCCATGAAGACGATGGGGTTTACCGATTTACGTATCGTCGACAGTCAGGCTCACCTTGAACCCGCCACCCGTTGGGTCGCGCATGGTTCAGGTGATATTATTGATAATATTAGCGTTTTCCCTACCCTGGCGGAGGCTCTGCACGACGTTGAATTTACCGTCGCGACGACAGCCCGCAGCCGCGCGAAATTTCATTACTATGCAACGCCGGCAGAACTGGTGCCCTTGTTGCAGGAAAAGTCCGGCTGGATGAGTCACGCCGCACTGGTTTTTGGACGCGAAGATTCCGGGCTGACAAACGAAGAATTGGCGTTGGCGGATGTGCTGACGGGAGTTCCGATGGTGGCTGATTACCCTTCGCTCAATTTAGGCCAGGCGGTGATGGTCTACTGCTATCAATTAGCAGGTTTAATGCAACAATCCATAAAAGAGACTGAAACATCTGATGAGTTTCAGCTGCAGGCATTACGCGCACGAATTGTAAGGTTATTGGGCTCTCTGGACGTGGCTGACGACATCAAACTGGCGGATTGGTTGCAGCAACGCATTGGCCTGTTAGGGCAGCGGGACACCGCAATGTTGCACCGTTTACTGCATGATATTGAGAAAAATATAGCAAAATAA